The Shewanella zhangzhouensis genome has a window encoding:
- a CDS encoding DUF3083 family protein codes for MSFNHQQKVYLPTDARTNQYITAEIKLTDALLNQYPDVMSCYQALAKQFFELAERHDLRNVHVIANDKLPVVRFHTEAYCLETDQQVIFFYNPRYHEAQNLFARADYRTRKIRFLFLAVGDELRANSASFHTQVQELLKELAPQLALEQPIKIRDHQHLTYDLFARAKGNKKTYGYKLRGIPQRYKARKCELPADVSALSYATVTLPLGRRLKQRLGGEHPSNYGDIYAKLQDSFQKAVLDHGFKRAAMVANGLLPLVRNSKFDRLESNKGVQMLGFDPNASEPQFLAHWQPDNLVETAYFVIAAGSEDHTDAGFGRFMNEVEDALRQFARDIDLDGERQDLVIRFHQHISYKR; via the coding sequence ATGTCTTTTAACCATCAGCAAAAAGTCTATCTGCCCACGGACGCCCGTACTAACCAGTACATTACGGCAGAAATCAAACTCACGGACGCCCTGCTGAACCAATATCCTGATGTCATGAGCTGCTATCAGGCGCTGGCAAAACAGTTCTTCGAACTGGCCGAACGCCATGACTTGCGAAACGTTCATGTTATCGCCAACGATAAACTGCCTGTTGTTCGATTTCACACCGAGGCCTACTGTCTGGAAACTGATCAGCAGGTCATTTTCTTCTACAACCCCCGCTACCACGAAGCACAAAACCTGTTTGCCCGCGCCGATTACCGCACCCGCAAAATTCGTTTCCTGTTCCTGGCCGTGGGTGACGAGCTGCGCGCCAACTCCGCCAGTTTCCATACCCAGGTACAGGAGCTGCTCAAAGAGCTCGCGCCCCAGCTGGCTCTGGAGCAGCCCATTAAAATCCGCGACCACCAGCACCTGACCTACGATTTGTTCGCCCGCGCCAAGGGCAACAAGAAAACCTACGGTTACAAGCTGCGTGGGATCCCTCAGCGCTACAAGGCCCGCAAGTGCGAGCTGCCCGCGGATGTGAGCGCGCTGAGCTACGCCACTGTGACTCTGCCGCTGGGCCGTCGTCTCAAGCAGCGCCTGGGTGGTGAACATCCCAGCAACTACGGCGATATCTACGCAAAATTGCAGGACAGCTTCCAGAAGGCCGTACTGGATCATGGCTTTAAACGCGCTGCCATGGTCGCCAACGGTCTGCTGCCCCTGGTCAGAAACAGTAAGTTTGATCGCCTGGAATCCAATAAAGGCGTGCAGATGCTGGGCTTTGATCCCAACGCCAGCGAGCCCCAGTTTTTGGCCCACTGGCAGCCGGACAACCTGGTAGAAACCGCCTACTTTGTGATTGCAGCCGGCAGTGAAGATCACACAGATGCAGGGTTTGGCCGCTTTATGAATGAAGTGGAAGATGCACTGCGCCAGTTTGCCCGGGACATAGATCTCGATGGCGAACGTCAGGACCTGGTTATCCGCTTCCACCAACACATCAGCTACAAGCGTTGA
- a CDS encoding DUF481 domain-containing protein, producing MKSSPIGISTATQAASVPKAIANPNLACLLAIATIFTLQTPLAQAAPPPFEVSVDSQYDWLLLSSNELLKGEIKHLYDDRLEFESDKLDTLMIDWEDIKALKSAGTLSVGLVDLSTLTGQLEIRNQSAWLDGKPFDRSQILTIIPGVQREANYWSAKVSLGANLRSGNTSQVDYSASASIKRRTTESRLNSDYIGKYSKSEGENTVNNHRLAGNFDWFISKRFYLRPVFVEYYRDPFLNIDTKLTLGAGAGYDLIDTSKTEWTIGGGPAYSYTRFVEVGAGEPEDESSAALVLDTRFEHELTDDIDFNARYQMLYGSEASGGYSHHALTGFSIDLTDIFDLDVSLVWDRTNKPKADNDGAVPKSNDYQLIIGFGIDF from the coding sequence GTGAAATCATCCCCAATCGGCATCAGCACGGCCACGCAGGCCGCCAGTGTGCCCAAGGCCATCGCCAATCCCAATTTGGCCTGTCTGCTCGCCATTGCCACAATTTTTACGCTGCAAACGCCGCTGGCTCAGGCGGCGCCTCCGCCCTTTGAGGTTTCGGTCGACAGCCAATACGATTGGCTGCTTTTGTCTTCCAATGAATTGCTCAAAGGGGAAATCAAGCACCTCTACGACGACAGACTGGAGTTTGAAAGCGATAAACTCGACACCCTGATGATCGATTGGGAAGACATCAAGGCCCTGAAAAGTGCCGGTACCCTGTCGGTGGGCCTGGTGGACTTAAGCACACTCACCGGTCAGCTTGAAATCCGCAATCAATCGGCCTGGCTGGATGGAAAGCCCTTTGACCGCAGTCAAATCCTGACTATCATTCCCGGCGTACAGCGGGAAGCAAACTATTGGTCTGCCAAAGTATCCCTCGGAGCCAATCTGCGTTCGGGTAACACCAGTCAGGTGGATTACAGCGCCAGCGCCTCCATTAAGCGGCGCACAACCGAATCGCGTCTGAACAGCGACTACATTGGCAAATATTCGAAAAGCGAAGGCGAAAACACAGTAAACAACCACAGGCTGGCCGGTAACTTCGACTGGTTTATCTCAAAGCGTTTCTACCTGCGCCCGGTATTTGTGGAGTATTACCGCGACCCGTTTCTCAATATCGACACCAAACTGACCCTGGGTGCCGGTGCGGGGTACGATCTTATCGACACATCCAAAACCGAGTGGACCATAGGCGGCGGTCCGGCCTACAGCTATACCCGCTTCGTTGAAGTGGGTGCCGGTGAGCCTGAAGATGAAAGCTCAGCGGCACTGGTATTGGATACCCGCTTCGAGCACGAGCTGACCGACGATATCGACTTCAATGCCCGCTACCAGATGCTCTATGGCAGCGAGGCCTCAGGGGGATATTCCCACCATGCACTCACCGGTTTTTCCATCGATTTAACCGATATCTTTGATTTGGATGTGTCCCTTGTCTGGGACAGAACCAACAAACCCAAGGCGGATAACGACGGCGCAGTCCCCAAGAGTAACGACTATCAGCTGATTATTGGGTTTGGCATCGATTTTTGA
- a CDS encoding arylesterase: MCDIFSCFRKSRGVAAFLACLVLAFPLKAETILILGDSLSASYGMEENQGWINLMRPELPSHTLINAAVSGETSAGGLRRLPALLESAKPELVFVMLGGNDGLRGFSPAELKKNLTKIIDLSIASGARVLLSEVMVPTNYGGRYAKAFADVYQELGSREGVTLMPFFMTDIIVDPALMQRDGIHPNEAAQPKIAKIMLPYFSGALTAK, translated from the coding sequence ATGTGTGACATATTTTCCTGTTTCCGTAAATCCCGTGGTGTGGCCGCTTTTCTGGCCTGCCTTGTCCTGGCGTTCCCCCTGAAGGCCGAAACTATATTAATCCTCGGTGACAGCCTGAGTGCAAGTTACGGTATGGAAGAAAACCAGGGCTGGATCAATTTGATGCGCCCTGAATTGCCATCCCATACCCTGATTAATGCCGCCGTAAGCGGCGAAACCAGCGCCGGTGGTCTGCGCCGATTGCCCGCCCTGCTTGAGTCTGCCAAACCCGAGCTGGTGTTTGTGATGCTGGGGGGTAATGACGGCCTGCGGGGTTTTTCACCCGCAGAGCTGAAAAAGAATCTTACAAAAATCATTGACCTGAGCATAGCGTCCGGCGCCAGGGTGCTCTTAAGCGAAGTCATGGTACCCACCAATTACGGTGGGCGCTACGCCAAAGCCTTTGCCGACGTCTATCAAGAGTTGGGGAGTCGTGAAGGGGTTACCCTGATGCCATTTTTCATGACAGACATTATTGTCGACCCGGCGCTGATGCAAAGGGATGGCATACATCCCAACGAAGCGGCTCAGCCAAAGATAGCCAAGATTATGCTGCCCTATTTCAGCGGCGCACTTACAGCCAAATGA
- a CDS encoding ABC transporter ATP-binding protein gives MSHMHAIKVVHLKKKVQTQEGELTILKGVDMEVKPGESVAIIGPSGSGKSTLLGLLAALDTPSEGEIWLDGSALSNLGEEAKAALRKKKISFIFQSFMLVDTLTALENVMLPAELAGMKDAKAKAEAMLERVGLSHRVNHLPKQLSGGEQQRVAIARAFICEPKVLFADEPTGNLDGGNAHKVADMLFALNAELGTTLVLVTHDNQLALRCQRQFTMTEGELAETTAGQEASGPDAVAQGDTKMKEAAC, from the coding sequence ATGTCACACATGCATGCCATCAAAGTCGTCCACCTCAAGAAAAAGGTTCAAACCCAGGAAGGGGAGCTCACTATCCTGAAAGGCGTGGATATGGAAGTCAAGCCGGGAGAAAGTGTGGCCATTATCGGGCCATCCGGCTCGGGCAAGTCCACGCTGCTGGGGCTGCTGGCGGCCCTGGATACACCCTCGGAAGGAGAGATCTGGCTGGACGGCAGCGCCTTGTCCAATCTTGGTGAAGAAGCCAAAGCGGCCCTGCGAAAGAAAAAAATCAGCTTTATTTTCCAGTCGTTTATGTTGGTTGATACCTTAACCGCCCTGGAAAACGTGATGCTGCCGGCCGAGCTTGCCGGGATGAAAGATGCCAAAGCCAAGGCCGAAGCCATGCTCGAGCGGGTAGGGCTTTCCCACCGGGTAAATCATTTGCCCAAACAGCTGTCCGGCGGCGAGCAGCAGCGGGTGGCTATTGCACGGGCCTTTATTTGTGAACCCAAGGTCCTCTTTGCCGACGAACCCACTGGCAATCTCGATGGCGGCAATGCCCACAAGGTGGCCGATATGCTGTTTGCCCTCAACGCTGAGCTTGGTACTACTCTGGTGCTGGTAACCCACGACAATCAACTGGCGCTGCGCTGCCAGCGGCAGTTCACCATGACCGAAGGCGAGCTTGCTGAGACAACCGCAGGGCAGGAAGCTTCTGGACCGGATGCAGTGGCACAGGGCGACACCAAAATGAAGGAGGCCGCATGCTGA
- a CDS encoding ABC transporter permease: MLKSLALRLFWRELRQGQLLLILFAISLAVLAVTGLARVSERLQVAISGEAAKFTAADRVVDSPQPLSTELLTRIDAIGLERANSVLFNSMAWSGDAFQLVTVRAVGNSYPLKGEIELADGPTQTLPEAGTLWYEGRLAGLIGQSESLELGDRQFKLTKEIKRLPDAGFNPFASSPVVLMGLDDVASTGIVGPGSRVTYLYQFSGDSARLAELDELLKAELTSSQRLRDVKSGDSPIASAVARAERFLLLASLLGIALACAAIGIAAQRYCQRHYDVVAMFKTFGASAKEIRTLFALHLSLVTAFGVLVGILGGLGLDAVIARFLPHELTVYEAPLLRPVLLGVLTGSISALMFSAYPLLRLLAIPPLRVLQRELTGRSAGVWLHAALSLSAMALLGYAYSRSWQLTGAVVLGALLLGLILFALGFVMIRLGHGAGLKTTNPLQLALAGLRRRAAQNSVQLVGFSTALVLLLTIFALRQDLLEDWQQQLPEGAPNFFLVNISPEDEAPMADFLAENHIERTDIYPVIRGRLSAINGEALISERQAEEGASGRVGIGRELNMTWRDSLPPNNRLIAGEFDNAADGVSVETKVAERLGLKLGDRLSFVIDNQTLDVRVTSLREVRWETMQPNFFMIFSKEALAPFAYTSMLSFHLEEAKRPLVVSLIKQFPTVSVIDVGAMVAQLRSIVSQVSLALGVVLALVIASSSLVLWAQTEAGMSVRRRELAVLRTFGAGGRLLRLATTLEFAVLGAVAGIVAVVVTEAVLYLLKTWVFELGVNWHLQWWLQAPLLGAALVAVLGYWRCRELLSQSCLSLLRTET; the protein is encoded by the coding sequence ATGCTGAAGTCTCTGGCATTGCGACTCTTCTGGCGCGAGCTCAGACAAGGGCAGTTGTTGCTTATCCTGTTTGCCATTTCCCTGGCCGTGCTGGCTGTTACAGGCCTTGCCCGGGTGAGTGAAAGGCTGCAGGTTGCCATCAGCGGCGAAGCGGCCAAATTTACCGCCGCCGACAGGGTAGTGGACTCACCCCAACCCCTCAGTACCGAGCTGCTGACCAGGATAGACGCTATCGGCCTTGAGCGTGCGAACAGCGTGCTATTCAACTCCATGGCCTGGTCGGGGGATGCCTTTCAATTGGTGACGGTGCGCGCCGTGGGCAACAGCTACCCGCTCAAAGGCGAAATTGAGCTGGCGGATGGTCCAACGCAGACGCTGCCTGAGGCCGGCACCCTCTGGTACGAAGGACGACTGGCGGGCCTGATTGGCCAGTCAGAGTCGCTGGAGCTGGGTGACAGGCAGTTTAAGCTAACCAAAGAAATCAAACGTTTACCCGATGCAGGCTTTAATCCCTTCGCTTCGTCACCCGTGGTGTTGATGGGCTTGGATGATGTGGCCTCCACCGGCATTGTTGGCCCCGGCAGCCGGGTCACCTATTTGTATCAGTTCAGCGGCGACAGCGCGCGCTTGGCTGAACTGGATGAGCTGCTCAAGGCCGAACTCACCAGCTCTCAGCGCCTTCGGGATGTAAAGTCCGGTGATTCCCCCATCGCCAGCGCCGTTGCCCGCGCCGAACGCTTCCTGTTATTGGCAAGTTTGCTGGGCATTGCGCTTGCCTGCGCGGCCATAGGTATCGCCGCGCAGCGATACTGCCAGCGTCACTACGACGTGGTGGCCATGTTCAAAACCTTTGGCGCTTCGGCAAAGGAAATCCGCACCCTGTTTGCGCTGCATTTGTCTTTGGTGACTGCTTTTGGCGTATTGGTGGGTATTCTTGGGGGGCTTGGGCTGGATGCGGTGATAGCCCGCTTCCTTCCGCACGAGCTGACGGTCTATGAGGCGCCGCTGCTCAGACCCGTGCTGCTTGGCGTACTGACAGGCAGCATCAGTGCACTGATGTTTTCAGCCTATCCGCTGCTGCGCCTCCTCGCCATTCCGCCCCTTCGGGTGCTTCAGCGTGAACTCACCGGGCGAAGTGCCGGTGTCTGGCTGCATGCGGCGCTGAGCCTCAGTGCCATGGCGCTGCTGGGATATGCCTATTCCCGCTCATGGCAGCTTACCGGCGCTGTGGTACTTGGGGCTTTGCTGCTGGGATTGATTTTGTTTGCGTTGGGGTTTGTTATGATCCGCCTTGGCCATGGCGCCGGGCTTAAAACCACCAATCCGCTGCAATTGGCGTTGGCGGGGCTGAGGCGCCGCGCGGCGCAAAATTCGGTGCAGCTGGTGGGCTTTTCCACCGCGTTGGTGTTGCTGCTGACCATATTTGCGTTGCGCCAGGACCTCCTGGAAGACTGGCAGCAGCAACTCCCTGAGGGGGCGCCCAACTTCTTTTTGGTGAACATCAGCCCGGAAGATGAAGCGCCCATGGCCGATTTCCTGGCTGAAAATCATATCGAACGCACTGATATTTATCCGGTTATCCGTGGCAGGCTTTCGGCCATCAACGGTGAGGCGCTCATCAGTGAACGCCAGGCCGAAGAAGGTGCTTCCGGGCGGGTAGGGATTGGCCGCGAGCTCAACATGACCTGGCGGGACAGTCTGCCACCCAATAACCGGCTGATTGCAGGCGAGTTTGATAATGCCGCTGATGGGGTGTCGGTGGAGACCAAGGTTGCCGAGCGGCTGGGGCTGAAGCTTGGGGATCGTCTCAGTTTTGTTATCGATAACCAGACCCTGGATGTGCGGGTGACCAGCTTGCGGGAAGTACGCTGGGAGACCATGCAGCCCAATTTCTTTATGATTTTTTCAAAAGAAGCCCTGGCACCCTTTGCCTACACCTCGATGCTGAGTTTTCACCTCGAAGAGGCCAAGCGGCCCCTGGTCGTGTCGCTGATTAAGCAATTCCCCACCGTATCCGTGATAGACGTAGGCGCCATGGTGGCCCAGCTCAGAAGCATAGTGTCCCAGGTGTCGCTGGCACTCGGGGTTGTGCTGGCGCTGGTAATTGCATCCAGCAGCCTGGTGCTGTGGGCGCAGACCGAAGCAGGCATGTCGGTGCGAAGACGTGAGCTTGCGGTACTGCGCACCTTTGGCGCCGGTGGTCGCTTGTTGCGGCTGGCAACCACGCTTGAGTTTGCAGTGCTTGGCGCCGTGGCAGGGATTGTGGCCGTGGTAGTCACAGAAGCCGTGCTTTATCTGCTCAAAACCTGGGTGTTCGAGCTTGGCGTGAACTGGCATCTGCAGTGGTGGCTGCAGGCCCCGCTGCTGGGGGCCGCACTGGTTGCTGTGCTCGGTTACTGGCGCTGCAGAGAGCTGTTGTCCCAGAGCTGCCTGTCGCTGCTTCGCACCGAGACCTGA
- a CDS encoding TIGR01777 family oxidoreductase, whose protein sequence is MNILLTGGTGFIGRALVSALSDHQLTILTRDTGAAAELLGEQHHYLRSLDKLENLNGFDAVINLAGEPIVGKRWSDAQKKQLCHSRWDMTALLTGLIQQSSEPPAVFISGSAIGYYGAQGSQPLTESSSPHSEFTHMLCEKWEQLALDAASDTTRVCILRTGIVLGKHGGALAKMLPPFKLGLGGPIGSGQQGMSWIHMADMIGLIRFLLNNPKCSGIFNATAPNPVSNRVFSQTLGEVLHRPALLPAPAFALHALLGEAAIMVLTGQYVLPQRAMEAGFGFRFPYLRQALEDLL, encoded by the coding sequence ATGAACATATTACTGACAGGCGGCACAGGTTTTATTGGTCGGGCACTGGTCAGTGCCCTGTCTGATCACCAACTCACCATCCTCACCCGGGACACCGGCGCCGCAGCTGAGTTATTGGGCGAGCAGCACCATTACCTGCGCTCCCTCGACAAACTGGAAAACCTCAATGGTTTCGATGCCGTGATCAACCTCGCCGGAGAGCCCATTGTCGGCAAACGCTGGAGCGACGCCCAGAAAAAACAGCTCTGCCACAGTCGCTGGGACATGACCGCTTTGCTCACGGGCCTTATCCAGCAAAGCAGCGAGCCGCCAGCGGTGTTTATCAGTGGTTCGGCTATCGGCTATTACGGTGCCCAGGGTAGCCAACCACTCACCGAATCCTCAAGTCCTCACAGCGAATTTACCCACATGCTCTGCGAAAAATGGGAGCAATTGGCACTGGATGCCGCAAGTGACACCACCCGGGTGTGTATTCTGCGCACCGGTATTGTGCTTGGAAAACACGGCGGCGCCCTGGCCAAGATGTTGCCCCCCTTCAAACTCGGTTTGGGTGGCCCCATCGGCAGCGGTCAACAGGGTATGAGCTGGATCCATATGGCCGATATGATTGGCCTGATACGTTTCCTGCTAAATAACCCCAAATGCAGTGGCATCTTTAACGCAACTGCGCCGAATCCCGTGAGTAACCGAGTCTTTTCGCAAACATTGGGTGAAGTGCTTCACCGCCCAGCTCTGCTCCCGGCGCCCGCCTTTGCACTCCATGCCCTTTTGGGGGAAGCCGCCATCATGGTGCTCACCGGTCAGTACGTGCTCCCACAGAGGGCAATGGAGGCGGGGTTCGGCTTTCGTTTTCCCTATTTACGTCAGGCGCTGGAAGATCTGCTTTAA
- the folX gene encoding dihydroneopterin triphosphate 2'-epimerase: protein MKSEIATIRIKNLRLRTHIGIKEDEIQNKQDVIINVVIAYHAGRAQMSDNMDDALNYRTITKRIISLVEENRFSLLEHLTTRVLDIASEHESVIDARVEVDKPHALRFADSVSMELSYHKDA, encoded by the coding sequence ATGAAATCAGAGATCGCCACGATTCGCATCAAAAATCTGCGCCTGCGTACCCATATAGGTATCAAAGAGGACGAGATCCAGAATAAACAGGACGTTATCATCAATGTGGTCATCGCCTATCACGCCGGACGCGCTCAAATGAGCGACAACATGGACGATGCACTGAACTATCGCACCATCACCAAACGCATCATCTCCCTGGTGGAAGAAAACCGCTTTTCATTGCTTGAACACCTGACCACACGGGTACTGGATATCGCCTCTGAGCACGAAAGCGTTATCGACGCGCGGGTGGAAGTCGATAAGCCACACGCACTGCGTTTTGCCGATTCAGTTTCCATGGAGCTCAGTTACCACAAAGACGCCTGA
- a CDS encoding AI-2E family transporter has product MAFVVVILAGIKAASPIVVPFVLSAFIAVICNPVISWMMRFRVPKWLAVMLLMFFIVMLGLWLATLVGSSVNEFSKQLPHYRDQLIQQFGWILEKLQTLNIRISKEQVLAYFDPGMALSMTTNMLSGVGNVMANLFLIILTIVFMLFEAQSLPKKVHLALDDPEMRLQQIDKFLHSVNQYMVIKTLVSLATGVVVGIGLAAIGVDYALLWAVIAFLFNYIPNIGSIIAAIPAILLAFIQLGPAAAGGTALLYLGTNMVMGNVIEPKFMGRGLGLSTLVVFLSLIFWGWLLGSVGMLLSVPLTMIVKIALERSSSGRWLAILLADDVDSELKPANDAPVDKG; this is encoded by the coding sequence ATGGCCTTCGTGGTGGTCATCCTGGCCGGCATTAAAGCGGCCAGTCCCATCGTGGTTCCTTTTGTGTTGTCGGCCTTTATTGCGGTGATCTGTAACCCGGTTATCAGTTGGATGATGCGTTTTCGGGTGCCCAAATGGCTCGCGGTGATGCTGCTGATGTTTTTTATTGTGATGTTGGGGCTTTGGCTCGCCACCCTGGTGGGCAGTTCCGTCAACGAGTTTTCCAAACAGTTGCCCCACTATCGGGATCAGCTGATCCAGCAATTCGGTTGGATATTGGAAAAGCTGCAGACGTTAAATATCCGCATTTCCAAAGAGCAGGTGCTGGCTTATTTTGACCCGGGCATGGCTCTGTCGATGACGACCAACATGCTGTCGGGGGTGGGGAACGTAATGGCGAACCTGTTCCTGATTATCCTCACCATTGTCTTTATGTTGTTCGAAGCCCAGTCCCTGCCGAAAAAAGTGCACCTGGCGCTGGATGACCCAGAGATGCGCTTGCAGCAAATCGATAAGTTTCTGCACTCGGTTAACCAATATATGGTGATTAAGACGCTGGTGAGCCTGGCTACCGGTGTCGTGGTGGGGATTGGCCTGGCGGCCATTGGCGTTGACTATGCACTGCTTTGGGCCGTGATTGCCTTTTTGTTTAACTATATCCCCAATATCGGCTCGATTATCGCTGCCATTCCCGCTATTCTGCTGGCCTTTATTCAGCTTGGTCCCGCCGCTGCCGGGGGCACAGCGCTGCTCTACCTTGGCACCAACATGGTGATGGGCAACGTGATAGAGCCCAAATTCATGGGGCGCGGACTGGGATTGTCGACCCTGGTGGTGTTCCTCAGTTTGATATTCTGGGGATGGCTCCTTGGCTCTGTGGGCATGCTCCTGTCGGTGCCCCTGACCATGATTGTAAAAATCGCCCTGGAGCGTAGCAGCAGTGGCCGCTGGCTGGCGATATTGCTCGCCGATGATGTGGACTCAGAGCTTAAACCGGCCAATGACGCACCTGTCGACAAGGGCTGA
- a CDS encoding class I SAM-dependent methyltransferase codes for MQAFIDFLATAELPDDCRRMFHGRGGRYPGAEHLCLDWYAPALLLTSFCELSADELATAKAALETFWQRVGEAAPLTLVYQYRSGAGTRTECLCGELPNDHVIEEQGLKFRVHLMRGQNHGLFLDMREGRRFVHEHARGKKVLNLFSYTCAFSVAALAGGATEVVNIDMAKGALSIGKQNHDLNGLVGGARFLGHDIFSSWGKLTRYGPYDLVIADPPSNQKGSFIATKDYVRLLRRLPELVKEGGDLLLCLNAPELGSDFLMAQVAETAPSLAFVTRIANPAVYADVDEEKSLKVLHYQKRTSDIEA; via the coding sequence ATGCAGGCTTTTATCGACTTTTTAGCGACGGCCGAATTACCGGATGACTGCCGACGTATGTTTCACGGCCGCGGTGGCCGTTATCCCGGCGCAGAGCACCTGTGCCTTGACTGGTATGCACCGGCGCTGCTGCTGACCTCGTTTTGTGAACTCAGCGCAGATGAGCTGGCGACGGCAAAAGCTGCCTTGGAAACGTTTTGGCAGCGGGTGGGAGAAGCCGCTCCCCTGACGCTGGTGTATCAGTATCGCAGTGGCGCCGGTACCCGCACTGAATGCCTCTGCGGTGAATTGCCGAACGATCACGTTATAGAAGAGCAGGGACTTAAGTTTCGGGTGCACTTGATGCGTGGCCAGAATCACGGGCTGTTTCTCGATATGCGTGAAGGTCGCCGTTTTGTACATGAGCATGCCAGGGGAAAGAAGGTCCTTAATCTTTTCAGCTACACCTGCGCCTTTTCGGTGGCAGCCCTTGCCGGCGGCGCAACCGAGGTGGTGAATATCGACATGGCAAAGGGCGCGCTTTCCATTGGCAAACAAAACCATGATCTCAATGGCCTGGTGGGGGGCGCACGCTTTCTGGGCCACGATATTTTCAGTAGCTGGGGCAAGCTGACCCGCTACGGCCCCTACGACCTGGTGATTGCCGATCCTCCCAGCAACCAAAAGGGCAGTTTTATCGCCACCAAGGACTACGTGCGTTTACTGCGGCGCTTACCTGAGCTGGTAAAAGAAGGTGGCGACCTCTTGCTTTGCCTTAACGCCCCTGAGCTTGGGAGTGATTTTTTAATGGCGCAGGTCGCAGAGACGGCACCATCTCTGGCGTTTGTAACACGTATCGCCAATCCAGCCGTGTATGCCGACGTGGATGAGGAGAAGTCTTTGAAGGTGTTGCACTATCAAAAGCGCACATCCGACATTGAAGCCTGA